In the Primulina tabacum isolate GXHZ01 chromosome 7, ASM2559414v2, whole genome shotgun sequence genome, AAATCATAATGTAAGGAGCTGAAATAGAAACTTATGGAAAGTTAAAATATGTAAAAAGATAGGGTTCCGTCAAACGGTCGTGTGGTAGCATTCTCCTTCTTCCTTAGTTTTGTCCTTTTTAGACAATTTGTTTGGTCGTCATCAAGTCACGTGAATCTTTTAATCACCTCTTTATATTTCAGGATCATATCCAATTTTACACTAAATTCTTTATTATATTACATACgtaaaaaatataacatatttaaTAAAGATTTGAAATATATTCGATCGATCTGGTTTGTTTTCTTCGCTATAAATCATTAGTGATCATATCCACCTTCGGCATCTCTCAACTTACAAACCCTCATCCATTGCTAGCTTAGCTACTCCGACATAATCATGAACTCAAACATTTCTCCTTCACCTTTCGATGTAGAGCAGATCAATGAAGATCATCATCAAGATCACAACCCTCGTTTTTCAGGCCAAGTTTTCTTCGATTCAACGGATCGAGATCCTACTAGATGTTACAATTATCACCAGTTTTATCAGCCTCATCACCATACCGAGGTAGGGCAAAGGGTCTTTCTCAagttgaaaatttatttttacaagtaatattttatttttgattcaccatgatatatatttgattttccaatcttgatcCTAGGATGATTGCTATTCGTATCATGGTGGATCGCCATACGACGACGTCGATACCAATTGTAAGGTTTGTAGTTGCTTAAAATTAACTCTTTGGAGCGATCCCATGAAGTGGAAACCGTCCAGAGTTGAGCCGATGCGCAAAACGAAGATGAATGTGGAGGAGGATCGGGTGGCTGTAAAAATAAATACAAGTGGCAGAAACAAGGTTTGTGAGGATCAGAAGCTGCGGCCATCTTCTTCTTTGGAAACTGATTTAAGCAGCAACAGTTCTTGCAATATTGTTGTTAACACCACCCCCACGATTAGGGTTTGTTCTGATTGCAACACAACGAAGACTCCTCTTTGGAGAAGTGGCCCCGAAGGACCCAAGGTATAATTCTTTTCCTTCTTGTGTTGCGCGcgtctgtgtgtgtgtgtgtagatagatagatagatcgTCAGTACCATGCATGCTATCTACCTAGTCAAAATAGTTAAGATAGCTAGCCTGTCaggcaattttttttaaaaaaaaagtttatgGCTACAGAAAAATCTCTTTTTTAATTTTGTATTTTCACCTTTTTTCTTTGGTGAAATATATATGAACACATTATAAATCGTGTTTGTTCATGCAGTCCCTTTGTAACGCGTGCGGAATTCGACAAAGGAAGGCGAGGAGGGCCATGGCCGCAGCTGCAGCGGCGGCAGCCGCCACAGTCATGGATGCTGCGGCTGATCGCCGGCCGCCACCAGTGTTGAAGATCAAGATGCATCCGCAAAACAAACAAAAGATCAGCAAAATCTGGCATGGGCAAGATTCAAAATTCAAGAAACGCAGCAAAATTACTGCAACTGCTGACGGATCATCGTCATCATCCAATTTACCGAAGAAGCTCAATCTCGAGGATTTCTTGATAAAATTGAGCAAGAACTTGTCGTTCCAACGAGTTTTCCCGCAGGATGAGAAGGATGCTGCCATTCTGCTTATGGCTCTATCTTCCGGTCTCATTCATGGTTGAGCTAAATATATCAACATCTTCTCAGACGAGGTTCCTtagttatttatttcattatccaAGATAGGATTAAAAATGTGTGAGTCTGTTTTTTTGTTATGGATTCGTTGTTCAGAAGATATGGTGATGAGTGAGATTTGGTTGATTCTTcttttaagttaatttaataattaagtgGCAAAATAAATTGTAAAATTATGGATGAACTTGTACAAGGGAATAATCTGATATGGATCTCTTGTTCATACTTCATCCATAAAACTTCTGATTTCCATTTCAATGAATTAAGtactttaattatataaacCATGTGTttattatttgtatatttaattaattattatcatTACTTCTCACCCATATGGCTCAACATGCAAACTTTTATAATTGAAATCAatctcttaattttttttatatcttcATGTGCTTAACATGCAAGTGCTTATTACTTGAAATGAGGTTTAGActttagagtaggtctcttgtgagacggtcttacgaatatttatatgtcagacgggtcaattctaccgatattcacaataaaaagtattaattttcatggatgacccaaataagagatctgtctcacaaaatatgacccgtgagaccgtctcacacgagtttttgcCTAGACTTTAAAGTATTTTAATCCACAAATCTATATGCACATAGATTTTGATCAAAATTGTCTCAAACTTTTTAATCAGATGAGGAAAGTACATTATACACcactattttattatttcttcATAAATTATATGAAATAAAACAATTTGATAATTAACAAAATAATCAATTTCCTCTCTCTCTCTTTATCAATGAGATACAAGATGAAATATCTTAAataatgaaattatgataaattcGATCCCAGCAGATGGGTAATGATCCAATCAACAAATCCATCTAGCCAATACAAGAGCCTGGCGGATCTAACTTTCTttgaagagtaggtctcttgtgagacgatctcacgaataagatgttcgtcttacaaaatacgatctgtgagaccgtctcacacttGTCTTCTTTGAAATTATACATTTGATCTACATCGATTTCTACTTCTTTATACcaccagtatatatatatatatatatatagcattgtatttttaaaattttattaaatattttagctTATCAATTAATCTACAACATCTTCATATGATTTTATACATTTTTGtcttatataataataaattttaatatttcagAATTTCCCTTATTTAATAATAGATATAATATTAATCCTAAAAATTTAGTGCGAAAGTTATACacaatattaataaaattattattcaacACATCTTAACATAAATTAAAAAGAAGTGACGCATAAAAGATAATTATGCGAGTTAATATTGTAGccattatttttaaaacaaaaacttgtgtgagacgatctcactggtcgtatttataagacggatctcttatttgggtcatccatgaaaaagtattattttttatgctaaaattattattttttattgtgaatattggtagggttgacatgtctcacagatcaagattcgtgagaccgtatcacaagagacctactctatttttaattgttactaaacattaattaattagtatttcaataaaaatattttaatcttCTCTTAGATACTGTTTTTAATGTTCTCAGTTCTCACGTACAATAAATTAAAGTAAATTgctgaattaaaaaaatttaatcccatatgtatatattaaaaaataaaaataaacgaAGGTGTGATTATGGGCCGGTCCGGCCTTTATCAAATAGGCCCATTTAAATCAGTCCCGTGATAAGGGACACACTCTTGTAGTTACATGGCCCGATAGGCTTCGCCTGTTCGACTTCCCCTTCCGTTTTTCATTGGCCCAAGACCATAAAGCCTAAAGAGATGCTACATCAACGTTGCACATATAATCAAATTGCCCACacgaatttcttcacaaacaagcaAATGGAAGAGAGGAAACTGGAGAATCGGATTTCAGGTGGAGTCAGGGGTGGGTATGGTACGGTATATCGTACCGAAAATATCAGTATGGAATTTTTCGATATcgataccgaaatttcggtataccgcacattcggtataccgaattttcggtatggaAAAAGTTCATACCGATATCGTaccgacaccgaaaattttgtcggtataccgaaaaaatatcggtataccgaacttaaatttaaaaaataataataataaaaaattattttcggtatttcggtaaaaatatttcatgccgATATCGATACttcggtataccgattttttcggtaagttcgATATTTTTTTCGTTACAGTTTTTCGGTGTTTGGATATTTTTTCCCAACCCTAGGTGGAGCTGCTGTTAATCGTTACAAGATCCTTTGGCGGGTTTTTCTCATCGGAAACTTCGGTCTTGGAGGTTTGTCTCACTTTCTTGGGTTTTGCATTCGAGAAATATTGGCGTTGTGAATTGAACTTATGAGTTACTTGAGTCTCCACTATGGTCTTTATGTGGTTTGTCTGTTTGAAATTTACTTGGACAGTTTTTTTCATTGCTTTGAATTCTTGCAATGATGCATACGAGGTGTTTGTGTCAGAACCTACATTTTGACGTGAGATTTGCAGCATTAGCTTTTTTGTGATTTTCTCGttcttatgtttatgtatgttatGCGATTGTAAAAGAAAACGTCGATTATTTCCAATATTGTGGATATGCATAGTTGTTTTGCTACGTACAGTAAATACGTATAATTACCATAATTTGATTATTCCTTTCGGTGGCGGAATCACGTTTTCATTTCTACTTGGGTTAGAATTATCTAAACAATGATTGAGTTAATATTAATAAATGGATCCCTGAGCTACCggaaaaaaaagataaaattttatgtataaaaaatatgagaaaaaaaCAAGTTAGCCGCCCGGGGGAGCAACACTTGGCTCTGCCCGTGCATACCTTGACAGACTTTCCGTGGGTCTCTCACGGATTTGAACCCGCTGTGCTTATGTAGTCTGTCAACTAGTGAcgttgaggtggatccagcagtAGTATGAGGTCTGACGATCcactaacaaaaaaatattaaaattttttatctaaATTTCTAGGCTTAGATGCTTTATTCTTACTAGAATCTTGGTCGGATGATTTGGAGTTGTTAAATAGCTTGTGCGTATTGTGCATGCTTGCTCTTTGTCTATGTGGAATTGCGGATTAGGAGCCTGGCTAACTCGTgaaaaaattcacttggtaagTACACTCAATGAATATCTCACATAGGAGTTTAGTCTCGCCTTTCtaagtttttatttttgtattccaAGCCATATCTCTCCCCACCCAGGGTCTGTCTGCAGTCTGCCATCCATCCAGCCAACataattattttgttatttctcctcaagatttaaataaaaataaagttttgggATCCAACTTGAATTTATTTGAATAATGACCCTCCATGGATTCACCTATGTAAGATGCAGCTAAAGTTAAGAGCTCGAATGGTGCGATCTCTCCATCACCCTTGTACGAGAAAGTTGATCTCATAGTTCGTGTTATGTAAAGATACATATATCAGGATATATATCAAAGTTTCAGTTTTTCAAGTATGCAGTTTCTTCAATTGACTTGGGGTTGCTCATGGCTAATGTGCTTGGACGTTTTAGAATTTTGAGTACAAGATTAGACCTCTTGTGGAATGTAACAACCATTTAAGAAACCTGTTAGTTATTACATTTATAGCTTATTAATGCTATTCTAGAGCAAGAATTAACATCCACTTGATATGTTACTATTCTTTGTATATCATCTGGAACATTATTTGGAAGTATGAAGATCATGAAGAAATGTATGTTGCTTAATCATATGGTTGAAGGATTTTCCAACACATCATATGGTTGAAGGATTTTCCAACACATGTATCAATTATTACTATTTTGGCAATAGATCTTGAATTCTTCATACTTAAATCATAACCGTCATCTAGTACCCTTGCTTGAAAACTTATACTACAGGATTGCTTGGATGAGGAAACTTTACCTCTGTGGTGGCTTTTCTAAACTGTAATCGAAAGTGTGATTTTATTCTGAGACCAGATATTTCTTTTCTAACAATCGAGATATTGCATATCAGAAGTGCCACGGAACTTGCTAATTAGTGATTTTTCTTCCATTATGGGTGCAATTTGATCCAACTTTTGCCCACATGTAGCTTCTAAATATTCTTTCGTCTCTTTATATGCAGCTTTTGATATCTTGAAAAGcttaaataattcatttttctttttccagCCTACATGTTCGCACAGGCAGGTAAGAAAGAAAGAGTAAAAGAGAAAAAAGAAGCCACGGTTGAAGTTACTCCAACTCCAACTCCAGTTACCACTCTCACTGATGAGGAACCAATATTCATCCAGCCTACTACACCACCTGTAATTGTTCGACAACCTATTCATGAGGATCAGCAACGTGAGCTTTTCAAGTGGATGCTGGAAGAAAAAAGAATGGTGAAACCCAATAATCGAGAAAAGAAGTTACGGATAGACAAAGAGAAAGCCATTCTTAAGGAGTTTCTCCGTGCAAAAAGTATCCCAAGTGTTTGATGAGTGGTGGGACGTTCTTTGTATACAGAGCATGCTTCAGTTAGTTGTACTGTGATTCGCCCCTCtgcatatatatatttcattagAGACATTACTGCTATCTGTGGCATCATATTCTTGGATTATATGACTCAAGGAGCATCTTGTTTCGAACTATTAAGAGAGCCGAACTCTTGTACGTTTTCCAAATTTGTGATTCGGATGGAAAGAGGTGATTTCCTACTCTATACACTGTAATGTTTTGTATGTCTTATGTTTTGATCGCAAATCTCAAAAGATGCAGGGCAGATTTGATGATTTTCTTTGTAGACATATGGACATGAGTAACCGAACCATAAAAATGACGTAAATGAGTGACGACTTAATCTAAATTCGGTAATCCACACTCCTCCGTCATTGACCGCCAATCAAAGGGGGAAAACACAGATAAAAAGACTCGAATAAAAAATTAAACCTTGACCCTTATTTTTTACAGCTATCACGAATGAAGCTAAGGTAAATTCAAGATTTCTGTCTGGGATTAttagttttgatattttcagAGCTGAGATGTCCATTATCAGACAAAGATATAGATGTAGATTTGAGGACTTTGAGGTGGTAAATAATTTTGCTGAAGTAAATGGACCCCATCAAAGTCACACTTACTTCTAAATTCCATCCAACCTCATCCACCCGGCACCCACCcattcttatttttattgtatgtCACGTTTCCGATTTTCCAAATGCAGAATT is a window encoding:
- the LOC142550998 gene encoding uncharacterized protein LOC142550998, with translation MNSNISPSPFDVEQINEDHHQDHNPRFSGQVFFDSTDRDPTRCYNYHQFYQPHHHTEDDCYSYHGGSPYDDVDTNCKVCSCLKLTLWSDPMKWKPSRVEPMRKTKMNVEEDRVAVKINTSGRNKVCEDQKLRPSSSLETDLSSNSSCNIVVNTTPTIRVCSDCNTTKTPLWRSGPEGPKSLCNACGIRQRKARRAMAAAAAAAAATVMDAAADRRPPPVLKIKMHPQNKQKISKIWHGQDSKFKKRSKITATADGSSSSSNLPKKLNLEDFLIKLSKNLSFQRVFPQDEKDAAILLMALSSGLIHG
- the LOC142550780 gene encoding uncharacterized protein LOC142550780, which translates into the protein MEERKLENRISGGVRGGYGGAAVNRYKILWRVFLIGNFGLGAYMFAQAGKKERVKEKKEATVEVTPTPTPVTTLTDEEPIFIQPTTPPVIVRQPIHEDQQRELFKWMLEEKRMVKPNNREKKLRIDKEKAILKEFLRAKSIPSV